cgAGTTAGGATTTTCGGCCTGGTAACATAGATAGGAAATTCCTAAAGAGGTCTTTAGCAAGCAGGTCAATTTAGACATGAGTAAAATCTACATGCAAAAGAGTCTCGGATGTTAAGTAAGAGCCTTTTGGATTTGTTTGAGCATAAACAAAagtgatataaataatttagtgtGTGATACTTTCCTTTTTGAGTTCCTTATATGGAATAAGAAAACTCTGGCTGTTGTGAATGAGCATCGTTGCAATAATGATGAATAACCACATCATAAAGCGTGGTTGAAATGAATATATGTAATAGATGCTCATTCATTAGCTAAAATTGTCGAGCTTTAATAAGGGATTTAAGACTTCCTTCTTGGGTTGGGTATGGATACAAGCAGGGGTAAGAACACAAGCCCTCCTCccctcccccccccccccccccaaaaaaaaatcttggaAGCGCAAAACCAAGTCTAAGGGTAAGGGAAAAGAGGTAGCTTCAGCTGCTCCAAAACCCAAACGCAATGATCGTTTTCTTCCTATCGGAGATGCTAAGTATACCTAGATTTTTTATGAAGTTGCCACCTATATCTCTGACTTTACCTTTGTCGAAGAGGTAAACAGATTTGCTGCCGCTTTTGGGATTTGCTAGGATGAGCTCACTACCCAATGgtgtctttatttttgtttgtgaatacttttttaatattttttatgtaaccTTTCATCTAAATGCTTTTATGATCGACCTTCTAACCTATTTGAATGTCACGCTTAGCCAACTCCACCCTAATAACCAGGGTTTTGTAAAAGCTTTCTAGGATCTATGCAAACATTTAGGGCTTGTCTATTTTGTTCTACTTTTTGCATACTTTTATCAGCTAAAGTATGAATCTCAGGTTGGTTGGATATCTCTAAAAAATGCTCAGTATTCCCTTTTCATGACATATACTCAacctttcaaaaaatttaaaacccGCTTCTCTAAATTAAAAGCTCCACTCATGAAGCCAACTTTAAGTTTTTCTTTAACCTTGATCGACGATCCAAATTTCCCCTTTTTGGAATCATCCTTTCAAGTTTAACTCTCTTGGGGACAATCTTCTAAGTGTTGAGGAGCAGATAGGTGTCACACTTCTTTGCCAATTGCCTAGATTTCTAGAGTGTAAGGAAATACTTCAAGTCCATGGGGCCTATTTTAATGGTAAGTTGGCATCTTCGACTTTCTCCTTGTGACTGACTTTCTTACCGTTCTTTCTCGTTTTATGCAAAATACATGTCGAGTAAATTTGACTACAAGGCTTTTAGGAAAAATGTCAGTTGGCCTCTCATCCTCACCCCAAGAAACAAAGGTTGAGGCTAGTTCGTCCTCGACAATTCTAGTCACGACCTTTGCTCCTGCTTGCAGAGCGCCACCGTTATCACTAAGACAACACCTCCACCTCAGAACACAAATCAAGTTCTTCCTTCAATAGAAGGTTCATTGCAAATTGCCTCTATAGGGGAGAAAGGTCGGATTCCTACACCTATTCCCCTTCCTCCTTGTCCTTCAAGCTCGACTCAGCTAACCAGGTTCCTTATTCATTTGGATGGTCCTTTTACTCGGGTGGACCATGTTTCAACAAGCATCCAGGGAGTTCCTTCCTTGTGGTAATTACGCATGCAAGGGGATTATATTGCCAACAAGGAGGGGTTTCCCGAACTCCATATGATGCGGAGTTGCTGAAGCTAATCGGTTCTAAGGGGCCATTGATTCTACTGAAGTGATGATGTTGCACAACATAGTCATCATGCATTTCTATAAAGGTCACATGGTTAGTACGGCTCAATTGACCAGCAAGCTTGAAGAGTTGAAGAAAGAAGAGATGGGTATGGTGGTTGAGCTGATGAGTCGAGCCGAGAAGATCGGTATCTTAGATCAATAAAAGAATGTGGCCACtctgaaattgaagaaaatcgaggaagagaaaaaccaacttgatttaagaaattatatggTAAACGCTTCATCGAAATTGGGTTTCATGATTTCATTCAAAGtgaaaacaacaaacaatatatttcTACTTCCTTCTCTCACATTCACATCTTTTGTAACAAGTCTCGATTTTGTTGCAGGAAAGCCTAAACTTGCATAATAAAAACTCTATATCtaaccatttttattattaagttcACATTAGTGAATTATATGTTGATGTTAAGAATTACCAATGACCACATCTATGTGTATAATGTGAAATCAGTTAGTTGTTTTATCCTACTTAGGTTTCCTAAACTATCTTTGGATTAGTTGGTACTTCCACATATGCACCATATCTAGAATACGTAGTTGAAAATCATAATCAGGTTTCCTAAACTATCTTTTGGATCAGTAGGTACTCCTGCATGTGCAAAATTTCTAGATTGTGCAGTTAGaacaagaataaaaaacaaagatgatggaaaaaattatattgaatgatGAATCCATATagaattaagaatacattaTACCCAACCCCGGTGAATAAGGGAGTTAGCTACTCCTAGACATACTGAATActagatgatgatgatgaaattaAATGTCTCCAGTGTTTAGAATGCTCTTCTACCATCAATTGTATATAGATCAAGTTTTTTTCTCTCGAAGAGTGTTTATTTTTCCCTCTCTCTCCCAAAGGGGAGGTTTCCCAAAATGGATgttattttttacctttgtcAAGCcctttatttatagattttcaaATTGGAATGGGCCTGCAACTTTGTACTTGATTCGGTACTGGATTAATCTTCTGAAACTCAATATCTTTGTGATATTCTTCAAATATTCTGACTAGTAATTGGAATAACCAACTTGATGGATAATTGAGGTTATTGATAATCTTTGAATATTCAGTGCTCCACTTGAATAATAATCTTGAAAATATTCTTTAATCTTCAAAATCTTGGAAATATTCTTCAAATCTTCATGGATTTTCTcctaatatgaaaaatataaatcaaatacttaaaatatttaaaaatatttaaaaatataagaataaaataaaaataaaagaaaaaaaacatgataataccAATTATGACTCGCGTTTTTCGGTCTAGTTTTACATTTTCCAGAGAGATGGAGAGCATGTTGAGCGAGGTTCTACTTTGGTGACACGATATATGTGTGGTACATGGTGAGACGTAGATGGTTGACACGATTGTTGTTACTCCAATGACATGCGCACAGTAATGGTAAGGGCTGATAGTGGCTGAAGCTCAATCTATATGGGTGGAGCATAATCTATAGTGAGGCGTACTCGTGgatctacatttttttttttcattttttgatgAGGTGCATGAAGGTTGATCTACGTATGGTTATGCTGATCTGGATGTCACGTGGAGATGCACAAATCTTAGTGAGGGTGTTGAGCTTTCCATTGTCATGCTTGGTATACGATTTAGGGCTTCAGTGATGTTGATGGTGGAGGTGCGATCTCTTCTCTTCTCCCGTGGTTCTGGCTATGAATGTTGATCTAGTGGAAAAATATGAAGATGACATGATAGCTCTTGGTTGGTCAGATTTGAGAGTGGAGGATAGTGACACATGGCAACAAATTGTGATATTTATGATGAGTTAGTGAGGTGCGCTTGTGgatttgcattttcatttttgttttttggtaaGGTGTAAAAAGGTTCATATGGGCGTGCTTACGATGATCTGGATGTCACGAGGAGATGCACAAATCTTGGTTAGGGTGTTGAGCTTTCTAGCGTCGTGCATGGTTGCGAATTACGGCTCTAGTTATGCTGACGGTGGAGGCGCAATCTCTTCTCTTCTCCGATGGTACTGGTTACGAGTGTTGATCTGATGGAAGAAGATGGAGATGACATGACAGCTCTTGGTTTGCCAAATTTGATAGTGGGGAATAATGACATGTGACAGCTTCTTGTTGGGAAAATTGTGTGAGCTAGGATGAGTCTTTGCTAATGGTAATTATACAGGGCAATGACTAATATTGATGTAGGGTGTGTGGTGTTTATGTACGGGCATTGGATAATATTGATGTATAATGTGTGGTGATTATACACGAACATTGATTAACATTTATGCTAGTGTGCAACGCAAAAGGAAATTATAATGGTTAAATTCAAGTGACTATACTCTTTATGGTGAAGTATGAATAAAAGggaagatgtgtttattttaatcatggtGGAGGAGATTGTTGagttgatgaaaataatacatcTTGAAGTCCCACATAAACAATGAAGTGGGTAATAATGGCTATATAATGGAATCTAATTTTATGGTTTTGGTTTTAGATGTtccaatcaaaatattttaagcttgtatttgacttttctaATACTCCTAGTAGAGTGTTAGGATGTTTGAGTTAAATTGTTGTTTAGAGTCTGTGAATGTACTTAAGATCAAATGACATGAGAGAATTGTCtatgaattataaaaatgaaagaattgtctataaattataaaaattttcatatagtaTTATTATCTGATTATCATTAGATAATAGTTATGATTTTATTCTAGTTTTAGagtttttatgttatatatttatgttaattgtttttattttatttttcgaatGATTTAGAATAATTTTCGGAAGTAAAAACTGATATTATTTATAGGGAcgcttttttttttcgttaaatttttataaatacaaaattagaaTATTGTCACATCAGGTAACGTGTAAATGCTAATCgagataattaaaattgttattatttataataaaacgcACTTATTGTATAGAATTCATTTGAACTTTATCAAATAATAGATAAAGTGTAAAGCAAAATAATAATCAAGATTcgttaactaaataaataagcTGAATCAGTAATATAATGGACTGAAAAAGGTGGATTTTGAGTTTTGTACTCATAGATACATTTAAACATCATTTATCATCAATAAAGTTCTTGTATGAATAATGGATTGaaagaaatatgttaaaaaagaGTCATTAAATATGTATTCAAGCAAAAGTTTAGTTACAGTCAACCAGTCAGAACTtatcattaatataatttataaaataattattacaaattaaaaattatcttataacTGAATATATAccataaaagtttttaaatagaTGAATTGTTTTATGTAGAAAATTCACACAAAATCTTAAAACTGACAACTAAATTAATGTTTTCACAGACTTAGTTTTactaatcaaatattattttaacacatATTTTAGGACAAACATTATAACCccaacaaatattatttattcttaaaagtACAAGTATAATGTTTTTATGGTTATGATTCTTATTTATTGCTAAAAGCATTATGCTAATACTTTTCTAATGTAGAAAGTAAAGGAGATTATTTTAAACTTCATGATTAACAAGAAACAACCTGGCCAAAATGTGCAAGTTGAGGCAAAAGACAAAACAAAAGCAACTACAGGGCTTGGTGTTGGCACACAGTGACACCATGAACAGCAAGGGCATCCACTTGCACCTGAAGTGGAAAATTCCTTTTGAATATTCACAATAATTTGCTTTGATTCTGATGCAGACAAAATGGAATGTTTCTGACCAAGATTTTAGTGCAGACAGTCCTAATCAACAACCCTTGATCTTTTCATCTTTTGGGTGTCACTTTCATTCATGCTCAATATTCAACATTGACCACACTCCTTCCACATCCCACTTATTCTGCCATCTTCTTCATTCACTGCCAAATCCACTTTGTCTCAGTTCATGCATGTAGTGTAGAGTATTCAGCTTTGGATTCCACAAAGCTAGTTATAGCAATCTCTTCAAAGTTCAAAACTTTCCTTTTTCTGTAATAGGTTTGCTTGCACATGTTGGCACTGTTCAAAGTACCAGTCTTTTTCTATCTGTTGCTATTTCGTTTTTCCTGCATATTTTTTTGCTTCAAGCTacttttcttgtttcttttgtcCAAAGTTTCCTTCTGTCTCTTTTATCTGATTCAAACGAATTTAGTAGAACATCAGGctttttatgtgaaattttatTCTAGTTTCTTATCTACACATGGCTTTCAGTTTCTAGGACTTTTTATTCTGCACAAATCACCAGTGACAAACAACACTTGAGGCAAGGAGTTATTTCAATTGTGTACATTTTTATGAATAGAACTTATATTTTGGTAAGCTTTAGTATGTGTGAATGGGATTCAATTAACAGAATTGAATTGGGTTTAGTTTTGGAGCTTTAGTAGAGAGTGGTATTTGAACAAGAGAATAGGTTAAGAATTTGAAGATGATTGTGAGAAAAAACAAGACAAGTGCAAAGTCACTACTTGTGCTCCTTGTTATGGTTCTTGCCTTTTTCTTTGTCATTTACAATTTGGTATTTATGATCAAACACCATAAGGGTGGAAGCTGGATATCAGAAAATTCCCATTCAAAATTCCATGTTGTGGTCACTGCTACTGATGCAGCTTATTCTCAATGGCAATGCCGGATTATGTACTACTGGTATAAGAAGGTAAAGGAGATTCCTGGATCAGATATGGGAGAGTTCACCAGAATTGTGCATTCAGGTAAACCAGACCAGTTGATGGATGAGATTCCTACTTTTGTGGTTGATCCACTTCCTGCAGGCTTGGATAGGGTACATTATTTTCAGcttcttttctttctatcaGAATTCATATCTTTTTAACCTATTTAACTTCAAAGTTCAAGTATTCACTTCATCCCTATAGTTGttcttattttaagttttagtttCTGTTTTGGTCTCTACACATTCATGTCTGAAGACATGTGTGTCCCCACTTACATTTTGTTTTCTGTCCTTCATAAAAAAGTTTGCAACTTTAATCTCTTTTTCTCCGGTTGCTGATATACTTTTAAGTAATGTTAGACTAAAATAGCATCTTGccatctttttcattttaactagtttttcaGAAAGTATCAATCTGTAAGCAGATATTGAAGTTTTTCACCCAAGGTGATACACTTAAGCGCCAGCTTAAAAAGAACTTTATTCAGCCGAATTACTCACTAGTATAGCTTGATTCATGTTTCTGTGCATTTaaatactattgtacatttcaaATCCTTCTGCAGAATATAATACCAACAAAGTGGTGAGATACGTGAATCAATTAACTCCACTGGAAAGTTTATCCCCAATTTCATTATTTGTGATATTTTCTTAGTGTCCTCACTATTGAATTGATGTCTCAAGAAAACTTGtctgtttattttttgtcaGGGCTATGTTGTCATGAATAGGCCATGGGCTTTTCTTCAGTGGCTGGATAAAGCAAATGTTGAGGAAGAGTAAGTTTCTTTGTTCTGGTTTTGTAGGATGTTACGCTCTTCAGTAGCAAAACTTAACAACAAGGCTGTTCATGATTGATGCAGATATATTTTGATGGCAGAACCTGATCACATATTTGTAAAACCTTTGCCTAATTTGGCTATTGGAAACCAACCAGCAGGGTATCCATTTTTCTACATAAAACCAgataaacatgaaaaaataattagaaaattctACCCTAAGGCGAATGGTCCTATTACAGATATTGACCCCATTGGCAATTCTCCTGTAATCATTAAGAAGGTGAATTCTCAGCCAATAGTTTACATTTTTGTTAAGGAATTTCATGTCCTTGTATGAATAGGTTAACTTTTTCGTAATAATGTATCAGAACCTTACAACGAACTCAATATATTGAGTTCGAACCTTGTAGAGGAACCTGATCCTACAAAAGGGGGAGTTCCAAATTTACCAGGCTGCCAGATGCCAGTCTTGAAAGAGGGGCATTTATTAAGGAATTTTGTATCCTTGTACAATCGGGTTAACTTTTTTGTAACAATGTCCAGATAGTTAACTGTTATAGTTATTACAAAGCATGATAGCTTCCATAGAGgcactgattttttttttaacatcagTCCTTGCTGGAGGAAATAACTCCCACATGGGTGAATGTTTCCCTGCAAATGAAAGATGATCAAGAAGCTGATGAAACTTTTGGATGGGTACTTGAAATGTGAGTAGTACTGCATAAGTTTTCTACAGCTTAACTTCAGTTATCAACTTTTGATCTGGCACATGTCAGTATTTTGTTGAATTCTTTTGTTGAATTCAGGTATGCATACGCTGTGGCATCGGCATTGCACGGTGTACGGCATGTTCTTCATGATAACTTCATGCTCCAGGTTTGTTTATTTGTGAATGAGCAATTGCATCTTTACTTAAGGAAGCAGCACTGAAGTTAATGGCATGCATCATGAAATGTTGCAGCCACCATGGGACTTAGATGTTGGGAACAAGTTTATAATCCATTATACTTATGCATGCGACTACAATTTAAAGGTGAATggatttcttcttttctattttatactAAAAGTAAGTTGCACAAGTTACTTACTCCTATTACTTATCCATTCAGGGGGAATTGACATATGGGAAAATTGGAGAATGGCGTTTTAACAAGAGAGCTTATCTCTCAGGTCCTCCACCAAAAAACCTTTCCTTACCCCCTCCTGGAGTTCCTGAAACCGTGGTATGTCCTAGTCTACAATTTTTCTGCAAAGAAAACAAAGTTTCAGTTGAATGTGCATCTTGGCAATTTGAAATTGATTTAACCTTTTGTTTTGGTGTGTTATAGATACTTTTTCAGCTTGGCTAAGTTTTATAAATGCAACATGTAGTAGGCTTTGGAAAACCAATTGAATGCAAAAATCTGGCTGTGTTTCAAACTTTTTAAGTGTTTGATAAAGTTTTAAGCTGAGActctaatatttttcattaaccTCTTATTTGAAGCTTTATTTGTACTGTGGTCATTTTGTGGTTGCTTGTTTTTGGTAGCTAATAGATACTGTGATGATCATTTGCAGGTTCAGCTTGTAAAGATGATCAATGAAGCTACTGCTAACATACCTAAATGGGATTCATTAAATAGAAGctgaggaaaagaaaataaactacAAATCCTTAGGCCCCTCATGCTAGACTTGTTTCACCCTAAGAAGAACTGTGattaatacaaaaacatgtttttgtgCTAGCTCTGGAAATACATGTGTTCTTTCTGTAGCAAGTCAATTGTGGGTATTGAATTATATTTGGTCagttaaccttttttttttcagtagaCTTTTTTCAGAGGGAAATCAATGGAAACAACTTACTATCACGATATTATATCTACAGTTCAATGTATCAAATGTGCAGTGAAAACTGAAAACGGAAGTAACCACCCAAAGTTTTGAATTGAGTGATAGTATATATCTGTGCATCATACATCATGCATGAACTCTATTATAAAGGTATAGACTTTCTTCAACTTATGTTCTCCAACTTCATATCATTTAGATATTGGTCAGTGGAGACCTCTTCAATGCCTCAGAAAATAAGAGAGAGAATAtgagaaataaatgaatatcaTAAAATctgtcaatattttatatataaaacacaGGCTCTTTCCCAACTatgtatacatatttttatatgcattaaaatgatTGCTTTCATTTGTTTATCTATTTCATGCTATATGCTTTATTATACATCTAAGGGTTTCTGTTTGAAGATTTGGATGATCTCGTAGTCAAAGAAGGCTTCATCTGAACTATATGTTCTTCATTCACTCccattttctttgcataacgACCTGCTTCAAAGAACCTTCTAACTGCATCATCCATGTAATCTTTCCCTTGTTTAACAGTCATGTCTTTCCCTATTTTACCTGGAAAACTAGTGAGGATATTATCTCCTTTAAGCACTGCTGCAAGTTGGATCAGTTCCTGCTGAAATTCACTCATCTGTGCATCTTCATTAGGCCCTCCCTCCCTCATCTTTACAGGGGTTGGAAGTTTCTCTGCACCAAAATAACACCAGCAGGAATCAACAAAGTGTAAAAAATGCAGTGGTCAATGTCATTTGCTTCTACTTACTGTTTCGTGTGAGCATTCAAAGGTTATAGAATGTAAGAACCAAGTGTAATACAGTAACAGGAAACTGAAGTACATGTAATCAACCAAGTCTATCACTTTTCTCTCCTTGCATGCTTGGATTAAAAGGtacaaaacattatatttgaaataaattttacttatgTATATACACACATGTATAGAGAAGTTGAAAAACAAGATACATGTCAAAGCTATTAGATTCAGTTTTAAAGCTACTGCACATTTATATTCctatttaaattacatttttctcATGTAcgtaaataaattttctgaaTTCATATGAATGATACGTGATTAGATTTGTTCAATAATCTGAAAAGGGGATTTTGTTGCTTATTGATACATAAACGTGATTACATCTAATTAGTTGATGAAGGATACCAACCTGGGCAATCTGTCCTTGGCTCTGTTCTTCTCTGAACAATACCCTCAAAGGTTCCAGCCCAAGCATCTCTTTTGGTCAGAAATGAAGGCAAATTGAAGAGCTTCTTCACTGTTGCTGAAATGGATGAGTGTTCATATTCGGATGTAGGAGTCGGTGATCCATTTGGCCCATGAACAACTGTATCACCGTAACAAATCAGAAAACCTTGGACAGTTTTTAATAATTCGCTATCTCATAGCTTTGCATGGTACACAAATGAGATTTATTGGTTCCATTCAAGTTTTAATTGTTTACTCAcatgtttcattttttcattaattatcatttctaaaatttataaacaaaaacaatgtaCCTCGCCAAGAAGGTTCCTTGatatacagaaaaaaaatacaagagagCGACATTCTATGAACTCTCATTCTACAAATACAAAGAGCTTGTTTCTATATTCGAACCAAAGATCTACCCGTCATTGAGACAACTTTTCCGTTACGTCAGGACTCTCCTAGTGGAACACAATCTCTACGTTCATAtgtctttgttttttattggataattaatttaattctaaaaataattaaatttaaataatatttatttaaaaaataaaaataataaaatttttatttttatttaaaaaaacagttatatttaaattaacagacatttaaaaataaaaataataaaataattattttaatttaacaaaataaatactaaagagtaaaattaaaaaaatcaaaacagataaaatgataaaattattattttaatttaagagaacagttaattattaaaaaataaaattgaaaataaaaatgtgatacGACAATGAGTATCCTTATATATAggttatatatagatataatatattataaataatatgaattctttttttcaagtatatatatatatatatatatatatatatatatatatatatatatatatatataattgacttGAATAAAGAATGTACCTAATATAATTTAAGCAATTATTGTTCTCAAATTTATTAACCCATCCTAAATTGTCCTGAATTCATGATAGAGCCTTGAAGTTTCCTCCCTGGCAACATGTTACCAACCaactaaagaataatttatttcctGTAACGCACCAAAAATCAATTTCTTGCACATTTTGGCTTTCCGCTTCAGCATAAATCTTTGTACTTGATCAACAATACTAGAACA
This portion of the Vigna unguiculata cultivar IT97K-499-35 chromosome 6, ASM411807v1, whole genome shotgun sequence genome encodes:
- the LOC114187043 gene encoding hydroxyproline O-arabinosyltransferase 3-like isoform X1, whose amino-acid sequence is MIVRKNKTSAKSLLVLLVMVLAFFFVIYNLVFMIKHHKGGSWISENSHSKFHVVVTATDAAYSQWQCRIMYYWYKKVKEIPGSDMGEFTRIVHSGKPDQLMDEIPTFVVDPLPAGLDRGYVVMNRPWAFLQWLDKANVEEEYILMAEPDHIFVKPLPNLAIGNQPAGYPFFYIKPDKHEKIIRKFYPKANGPITDIDPIGNSPVIIKKSLLEEITPTWVNVSLQMKDDQEADETFGWVLEMYAYAVASALHGVRHVLHDNFMLQPPWDLDVGNKFIIHYTYACDYNLKGELTYGKIGEWRFNKRAYLSGPPPKNLSLPPPGVPETVVQLVKMINEATANIPKWDSLNRS
- the LOC114187043 gene encoding hydroxyproline O-arabinosyltransferase 3-like isoform X2, with protein sequence MNRPWAFLQWLDKANVEEEYILMAEPDHIFVKPLPNLAIGNQPAGYPFFYIKPDKHEKIIRKFYPKANGPITDIDPIGNSPVIIKKSLLEEITPTWVNVSLQMKDDQEADETFGWVLEMYAYAVASALHGVRHVLHDNFMLQPPWDLDVGNKFIIHYTYACDYNLKGELTYGKIGEWRFNKRAYLSGPPPKNLSLPPPGVPETVVQLVKMINEATANIPKWDSLNRS